A window of the Hordeum vulgare subsp. vulgare chromosome 5H, MorexV3_pseudomolecules_assembly, whole genome shotgun sequence genome harbors these coding sequences:
- the LOC123452286 gene encoding uncharacterized protein LOC123452286 codes for MTSSMVDRCRAFVAAATLCLVFANGVAAARLLEEHRFVAGVAPAAAADMVMDVSAASPEGSATWERGDEALGAGKWLPLPLATALSGGLRFPGVFQLPSATVGASMPWMAGAPPALAGPGMPALVPPYVGVTRQEQLSVWASLFNPFRVRPRVPAQPSSVPAEPRVPAVASAGLDRTTTVDQPAAGAQIGEPKWGVFLGSATPNIHG; via the coding sequence ATGACCTCCAGCATGGTCGACCGCTGCCGCGCCTTCGTCGCCGCAGCGACGCTCTGCCTCGTCTTCGCGAACGGCGTGGCCGCGGCGCGGCTGCTGGAGGAGCACCGCTTTGTTGCCGGCGTGGCACCGGCGGCGGCTGCGGATATGGTGATGGACGTGTCCGCGGCGTCGCCGGAGGGGTCTGCCACGTGGGAGCGCGGGGACGAGGCCCTCGGCGCCGGGAAGTGGCTGCCCCTGCCGCTGGCCACCGCGCTGTCAGGCGGCCTGCGGTTCCCGGGGGTGTTCCAGCTCCCTTCGGCGACCGTGGGCGCGTCCATGCCGTGGATGGCCGGCGCGCCGCCCGCGCTCGCCGGGCCGGGGATGCCGGCGCTCGTGCCGCCCTACGTCGGCGTGACCCGACAGGAGCAGCTCAGCGTGTGGGCCTCGCTGTTCAACCCGTTCCGCGTCAGGCCGAGGGTGCCGGCCCAGCCGTCGTCGGTGCCGGCGGAGCCCAGggtccccgccgtcgccagcgcagGGCTCGACAGGACAACGACGGTGGACCAGCCGGCCGCCGGCGCGCAGATCGGCGAGCCCAAGTGGGGCGTCTTCTTGGGATCCGCTACTCCAAACATCCACGGCTAG
- the LOC123452779 gene encoding WD repeat-containing protein 75: protein MITGGQSYVSAPPAFSADGRFLLVCSGRSVSVFSTSTGMLVSELEGHEGDVTAVVVVPPQGNAAATAKLASHCWTAGLDGFLIYWDFATAELVRKVKVDAPVHSMVIPNISKTLKVTDVYAPFAFVSVEALSKAAIQEKAKGKPVNKKKELWGQMRIYDLTNGRQVGSELAQTQKPEKIVASCCGQFLGIANKRHLYIWSIPTKDFNHDNIRKIKLGHTKELSTLAFHPSERIVAGGDVTGRILIWRGFGKAKFSGTHGAKSQVDEERDGVRGKDDAGTCTTWHWHSSGVNFVKFSSDGAYLLSGGMEGVIVVWQLDTGKRRYKPRLGSPLLFFVDSPDSSISCVSCKDNQVHLLKMPNMEVLKTVAGIKLPVASADLSRRDVYGFDSTNGLVAIPTQDYCIQFYNLFENIEVSEVQVCERNFQPVDDITMYISLVSLSIGGNLMCTVEVKLPEEELGGLVTLKFWNQGSRTGQFHLSTVIYEPHSDAGISAVAFHPGKNMAVSSSFGCNFKVWVQSLSLQSSDGKSQSGWRCQSVGSYKKKPMTAAAFSGDGSVLAVAAESVITLWDPDNNALVGVIAEALSPITKLSFAGDSAYLMSLSQSSKPQVAVWNVSNLSMQWSYTLFAEAACCSSSKSEFAVLSLLSCPEGGAPAEQDGVILIFDAENSKPVSSWSVKKAKGGSIAFVKADPSLDSNTDDTSGDASLLVYVNGSHEYVIFDPRNNEELQISKSTRKNIQADEPAPIGYASIYGELPKLELNKEVSDIPFIPSERPWETIFTGSSHALPPLTKLCSVFLSSLLEKRPVTGE, encoded by the exons atgaTCACCGGCGGCCAGAGCTACGTCTCGGCGCCGCCGGCCTTCTCCGCGGACGGCCGCTTCCTCCTCGTCTGCTCCGGCCGCTCCGTCTCCGTCTTCAGCACCTCCACCGGCATGCTG GTTTCGGAGCTGGAGGGGCACGAGGGGGACGTCACCGCCGTCGTCGTGGTGCCGCCGCAGGGCAACGCCGCGGCGACCGCCAAGCTCGCGAGCCACTGCTGGACGGCTGGGCTCGACGGTTTCCTCATCTACTGGGACTTCGCCACCGCCGAGCTGGTGCGGAAGGTCAAGGTCGATGCCCCGGTCCACTCCATG GTGATTCCCAACATAAGCAAAACATTGAAAGTGACCGACGTGTACGCTCCTTTCGCATTCGTCTCTGTCGAAGCTTTGAGCAAGGCGGCTATTCAAGAGAAGGCAAAGGGTAAGCCAGTTAATAAGAAGAAGGAATTGTGGGGGCAGATGAGGATTTATGACTTGACCAATGGGCGCCAAGTGGGTAGTGAACTGGCTCAG ACACAGAAGCCAGAAAAGATTGTCGCGAGTTGTTGTGGACAATTTTTGGGCATTGCAAATAAGAGACATCTCTATATATGGAGCATACCTACGAAAGATTTCAATCATGACAATATAAGGAAAATAAAGCTTGGTCACACAAAAGAGTTGAGCACCCTGGCCTTCCATCCAAGTGAGAGAATCGTTGCTGGTGGTGATGTAACAGGGAGGATCTTAATCTGGAGAGGTTTTGGAAAGGCCAAGTTTTCTGGAACACATGGTGCAAAGTCTCAAGTTGATGAAGAAAGGGATGGTGTAAGGGGTAAAGATGATGCGGGTACTTGCACTACATGGCACTGGCATTCTAGCGGAGTGAACTTTGTCAAATTCTCTTCTGATGGAGCTTACTTGCTCTCAG GTGGTATGGAGGGGGTTATTGTTGTATGGCAACTAGATACTGGAAAGAGAAGGTATAAGCCACGTCTGggatctcctcttctcttctttgtAGATTCTCCAGACTCTTCCATTTCCTGT GTGTCATGTAAAGATAACCAAGTTCATCTTCTAAAAATGCCTAACATGGAGGTCCTGAAAACTGTTGCTGGAATTAAG CTACCGGTTGCTTCCGCGGATTTGAGTCGACGAGATGTGTATGGATTTGATTCCACTAATGGCCTTGTTGCTATACCAACACAAGATTACTGCATACAATTCTACAATTTGTTTGAGAACATTGAGGTTTCAGAG GTGCAAGTGTGTGAGAGGAACTTTCAGCCTGTTGATGATATTACG ATGTACATTTCTTTAGTTTCATTGTCCATTGGTGGCAATTTAATGTGCACTGTGGAGGTCAAGCTTCCTGAAGAAGAATTAGGTGGCCTTGTTACACTGAAATTTTGGAACCAAGGGTCTCGTACTGGACAATTTCATCTGTCCACTGTCATTTATGAGCCTCACAG TGATGCTGGGATTTCTGCCGTTGCTTTCCATCCAGGAAAAAACATGGCCGTGAGTTCTTCATTTGGTTGCAACTTCAAG GTGTGGGTCCAAAGTTTGTCTTTACAATCAAGTGACGGAAAAAGTCAATCTGGTTGGAGATGCCAATCAGTTGGCTCATACAA GAAGAAACCTATGACAGCCGCAGCCTTCTCAGGCGATGGGTCTGTTCTTGCGGTTGCAGCTGAGAGCGTCATTACACTGTGGGACCCTGATAATAATGCACTTGTTGGCGTGATTGCAGAAGCATTATCG CCCATTACAAAACTTTCTTTCGCTGGGGATTCAGCTTATTTGATGTCTCTATCTCAGAGTTCAAAACCACAAGTTGCTGTGTGGAATGTGTCAAATCTTTCCATGCAATGGTCTTACACCCTTTTTGCAGAAG CTGCATGTTGTTCGTCAAGTAAGAGTGAATTTGCGGTTCTTTCTCTTCTAAGCTGTCCTGAAGGAGGAGCACCGGCAGAGCAAGATGGGGTAATACTGATTTTTGATGCAGAAAATTCAAAACCGGTTTCCTCCTGGTCTGTAAAGAAG GCAAAAGGAGGTAGCATTGCTTTTGTGAAGGCCGATCCCTCTTTGGATTCAAACACTGACGACACAAGTGGAGATGCTTCATTGCTGGTTTATGTAAATGGTTCACATGAATATGTTATCTTTGATCCCCGAAACAATGAGGAGCTGCAAATCAGCAAGAGCACACGGAAAAACATTCAAGCCGATGAACCTG CACCAATCGGTTATGCTTCTATTTATGGAGAACTTCCAAAACTGGAACTGAACAAAGAGGTTTCGGATATTCCATTTATCCCATCAGAGAGACCCTGGGAAACTATATTCACTGGATCTTCTCATGCTCTCCCGCCCCTCACGAAACTGTGTTCTGTTTTCTTGTCATCATTGCTGGAGAAGAGACCAGTTACAGGGGAGTGA